Part of the Woronichinia naegeliana WA131 genome, ACCAGTAATTATTGCGACAACTAATGTTGGTCATTTGAGCCGATTTGCTACAGCCTTAAATTGGCAGGACATTGATTAGTTTTAAAGACGCGATCGCTTTTTAATATTTTTGCTCAGACTATCCGAAAAATGTTAGCTGGAAAATTTTTTCGTTGGAGAGCTAGTTTGACGCGGTTTAGTTGGGCTATTGGACTCTCAGCGATCGCTTATATTTCTCTCTATTAATCAAACTTTGGGAAGACGCGATCGCACAGGAGAAATTGTTATTCCGCCATCAGGATATGCTATGATGCGGGGTATTTCAGTTTTCAAAAGTGGCAATGACTTGGAACTAGCATTTGAATGGGATAAACAGAAAGCAAAAGCAAATCAAAGAAAACATAGCATTGCTTTTGAAGAAGCATCCACCGCATTTGATGATCCCTTAGCTGTAAATTTCGATGATCCTGACCATTCTTCAGGGGAAAATCGCTATCTTATAATAGGTTTATCAGACCAAGGTAAATTTCTATTTGTTTCTTATACGGATCGTAATCATAAAATTCGTTTAATTAGTGCAAGATTAGTTACCCCCAAAGAAAGGAGATCTTATGAACGAGAAAATCCAAAATGAATTAGAAGACGACTTACGAGAAGAATATGATTTAAGTCAACTTAAAAATCCTGTTCGCGGAAAATATTACCAACAATATCGGGAAGGTCATAGCGTTACGATTCATCATGAAGATGGCACAAAAACGGTTGAACATTTTCCAGCGCGAAATGATGTAATTATTCTTGATCCTGATGTAAAGAAATATTTTCCTAATTCGGAATCTGTTAATTCTACTTTAAGAAGTTTAATTAAATTGATTCCTCAACAATAGCTAGTAGGCAGGGATGGCGATCGCTTTTCTATGTTTTAACTAAATTGCGATCTTTTTGATGTTTTAAACTAAATTGTGATCGCTCTTCTTTCTTATCATAGGGCGATCACTTTTTAAATGTGAGAGTTTAGAGGTGATTGCCTTTTTGAAGATTGAATTAAATTGCGATCGCTCTCCAAAATTAATATAGGGCGATCGCATTTTTTGATCTTCAACTAATCCGCGATCGCTTTTTATATCTTTAACAAACTGCGATCGCTTTTCTGTCTTGAATTCAATTGCAATTTTCTATATCTTGAACTAAATTTTCATTGATTTCAATCCCATAACCTTAAAAATAAGTCTTACTTGCCAAGAAAGGGATTGCGTACTTCAGCACGTGTATGATAAAGTATGACAATATGATTAAACCCGTAAAGCCAAAAACTTTAACCGTTTATCAGGATGCAGATGGAAACGAGCCATTCACAAACTGGCTTAATAGCTTACGTGATGTTCAGGGGCGTAAGAGGATCAGTGCCAGATTAAGACGGCTAGAGCAGGGGAATTACGGAGATTGTGAACCAATCTGTGAAGGACTTTCAGAATTACGAATGTTCTTTAGTCCAGGCTACCGTGTATATTTCGGGGAAGAGGGTGACAACATTGTGCTTTTGCTGTGTGGCGGCGACAAAAGTAGCCAAACACAGGATATTGAAGCAGCTAAAGCTTATTGGAAGGAGCATCTAAATCATGCGTAAATACAGAACATTTGACCAAGTTGAAGAAGAATACTACCGCGAACATCCAGAAGAAATTGATAGTTTTCTAACTGTTACCTTTGAGGAATATGCAAAGGACAATGATACAGGTGCTTTATTGTCCGCATTGTGTATGATTAGCCGTGTCAAAGCAGTTACAGCAGAAGCCGCAGGGATGAGTCAGAAAAAACTACGCAAAGTATTGTCAGAGCAGGGAAAACCACTTTTTGAGAATGTAAACGCGATTCTACATACTATGGGCTATCAGCTTGTTCCCCAAGCTTTGACTATGGATGTCAGAGACTAAAATACGTCTCTAAATTATTAGCGTAGATATTGCCTTGGAGCGGTATTGCATTCAATGTCTTTGGTATTGCGATCGCGTTTTTATATCTTGAACTGATTTGCGATCGCTTTTCTGTCTTGAATTCAATTGCGATCGCTTTTTTATGTGTTGAGTTAAACTGCGATCGATTCCTAAGTCTAAACTCAAAACGCGATCGCAGATTAATTAATAGTTGATAGTGAATAGTTGATAATTATCCATTGTCAATTGTCCATTATCCATTGAAGCCCGCGATCGCCCTTTCACTTCACAAAAAGCGATCGCCCTTTTAATTAATAGTTGATAATGAATAGTTGATAATTGTCCGTTGGAACGCGATCGCAGATAATCCATTAAAATAGAGAAAACCAAAGATGATAAAGGTAGATAATCTATGGCAACCACCGCAGACGATGTATGGCGACTCCTCGCCGAATTGGCCACCAGTCAATCTGAGTTAACGGCGGCTCAAAAGGAAACTGACCTACAACTGAAGGAAGTTAGTCAGGCTCAGAAGGCGACTGACCGCCAACTCAAAGAATTAGGTAAGCAAATTGGGGGACTCGGTTCAAAATTTGGCAGCTTTACCGAAGGTCTTGCTCTTCCTTCAATGGAAAAGATTCTCAGACAACGGTTTGGAATGAAGGTCGTCAGTCCCAGTGTACGAGCCAGCGAAGATGGAAAGCATATAGAAATTGATGTCCTCGCCTATACCAATGGCAATTTGAATACTGCCTATATTGTGGAAGTTAAAAGTCATGCAAGAGAGGACTCTATTACTCAATTAAAAAGTATTTTGCAACGTTTTCGTACCTTTTTCCCTGAACACAAAGATAAACAACTCTATGGTATTTTAGCGGCGGTTGATATGTCCCCTGAATTACGCGAAAAAACTCTACAAGAAGGATTTTATGTTGCTCGTATTCACGACCAAGTTTTTGAACTGGATACTCCTGAAAATTTTCAACCTCAAAGTTATTAGTTTGGTTTCCTTTTTTCAAGCCGACCTACGAAACGGCGATCGCCTTTCCAAATCTTTTCAATAAAAAAGCGATCGCACCTTAAAACGTAATCGGGAACTGCGATCATCTTTCCAAGTCTTTACGGTAAAAATGCGATCGCCGATTAATTGATAGTTGATAGTTGATAGTTTTAAATTGAAAACGCGATCGCAGATAATCCATTAAAATAGAGAAAACCAAAGATGATAAAGGTAGATAATCTATGGCAACCACCGCAGACGATGTATGGCGACTCCTCGCCGAATTGGCCACCAGTCAATCTGAGTTAACGGCGGCTCAAAAGGAAACTGACCTACAACTGAAGGAAGTTAGTCAGGCTCAGAAGGCGACTGACCGCCAACTCAAAGAATTAGGTAAGCAAATTGGGGGACTCGGTTCAAAATTTGGCAGTTTTACCGAAGGTCTTGCTCTTCCTGCAATGGAAAAGATTCTCAGACAACGGTTTGGAATGAAGGTTGTCAGTCCCAGTGTACGGGCCAGCGAAGATGGAAAGCATATAGAAATTGATGTCCTCGCCTATACCAATGGTAATCTGAATACTGCCTATATTGTGGAGGTTAAAAGTCATGTAAAAGAGGACTCTATTACCCAATTAAAAAGTATTTTGCAACGTTTTCGTACCTTTTTCCCTGAACACAAAGATAAACAACTCTATGGTATTTTAGCGGCTGTTGATATGTCTCCTGAATTACGCGAAAAAACTCTACAAGAAGGATTTTATGTTGCTCGTATTCACGACCAAGTTTTTGAACTGGATACTCCTGAAAATTTTCAACCTCAAAGTTATTAGTTTGGTTTCTTTTTTTCAAGCCAATCTACGAAGCAGCGATCGCACTTTTCAATCATAAACAATAAAACAGTGATTGCTTCCTAGGCCGAAACTCAAAATGCGATCGCCGTCTCCTGCTTCTGTATTGCAATTTTTTAACTGTTAGGGCATAATGATTATGTTGGTATTGCTGGCCCGATTGAAAGCGACAAATTAAGCCATGAACAAAAATCGTCTAAAAGAGATTGAGTCTCTTCTTGAACAACTTTACGAACAAAGACGGGAAAAGGAACAGGCTATTATTACGGCTCCAGCAGGCAGCAAAACAATCCTAAAACAGCAACTTCGGTCAGATATTCTTCCATTCATTCAGGCTTATGAAAAAGAATATTGGGAAATTATCGCTACTCAGTCCAATCTAGCTGAGATTCTAGAAGCGGAAGCTGAAGTGGTTATCGCCGAATTTGTGGAAGGAGTCGGACAAATTCATGGAGAAAATGCGAAAATTATAGAATATTTGCAAAAAATCCTCGCTAAAGTGGAACAACCTGGCCCAACAGCAGCCGCTAAACTTAAAACGGTTATTTCTTCGATTCCTCCTTTTGTGGGAATTTCCTATGAAGCAGAATTAGATACAGAAAATTTCTTAAATCGGCATTTTCCTCTATTGATGAAGGGAGTGCAACGCCTAAAAAAGTAGTAGGTAAGGATGTCACTTCAGCCAAACAAGAAGAAACTCCTCAAAAGAGTTCGTCAAAAATAATTCTGATCTTAGCTTCTAGTCCAACGGATGAAGCAAGATTACGGCTAGATCAAGAGGTACGAGAAATTGACGAGGGTTTGAGAAGATCGCGGACAAGAGAAAAATTAACCTTACAGCAACGTTGGGCGGTTCGCCCTGATGTTTTACGTCGAGCGTTACTAGACTTTAATCCTCAGATTCTCCACTTTTGTGGGCATGGTTCAGGAGAAAATGGTTTAGTCCTCGAAAATGATACGGGCGAGGCAAAACTTGTATCTACGGAGGCATTAGCAAACTTATTGAAACGGTTTGCAGATAGAG contains:
- a CDS encoding addiction module antidote protein, with product MRKYRTFDQVEEEYYREHPEEIDSFLTVTFEEYAKDNDTGALLSALCMISRVKAVTAEAAGMSQKKLRKVLSEQGKPLFENVNAILHTMGYQLVPQALTMDVRD
- a CDS encoding DUF3782 domain-containing protein; translated protein: MATTADDVWRLLAELATSQSELTAAQKETDLQLKEVSQAQKATDRQLKELGKQIGGLGSKFGSFTEGLALPSMEKILRQRFGMKVVSPSVRASEDGKHIEIDVLAYTNGNLNTAYIVEVKSHAREDSITQLKSILQRFRTFFPEHKDKQLYGILAAVDMSPELREKTLQEGFYVARIHDQVFELDTPENFQPQSY
- a CDS encoding BrnT family toxin — protein: MRGISVFKSGNDLELAFEWDKQKAKANQRKHSIAFEEASTAFDDPLAVNFDDPDHSSGENRYLIIGLSDQGKFLFVSYTDRNHKIRLISARLVTPKERRSYERENPK
- a CDS encoding type II toxin-antitoxin system RelE/ParE family toxin; translation: MIKPVKPKTLTVYQDADGNEPFTNWLNSLRDVQGRKRISARLRRLEQGNYGDCEPICEGLSELRMFFSPGYRVYFGEEGDNIVLLLCGGDKSSQTQDIEAAKAYWKEHLNHA
- a CDS encoding DUF3782 domain-containing protein, whose amino-acid sequence is MATTADDVWRLLAELATSQSELTAAQKETDLQLKEVSQAQKATDRQLKELGKQIGGLGSKFGSFTEGLALPAMEKILRQRFGMKVVSPSVRASEDGKHIEIDVLAYTNGNLNTAYIVEVKSHVKEDSITQLKSILQRFRTFFPEHKDKQLYGILAAVDMSPELREKTLQEGFYVARIHDQVFELDTPENFQPQSY